A window of the Brachyhypopomus gauderio isolate BG-103 chromosome 14, BGAUD_0.2, whole genome shotgun sequence genome harbors these coding sequences:
- the dspa gene encoding desmoplakin-A isoform X1 — protein MSLQGSQMRYPSVSRRTGSRQDLTSGGYTTNRSEAGQMYMGGNGYQSDLNDGFMQQSYTTYSKTSAGGFGHQGSMPSSPSQSKAQALYNRCMRKLEAAQHILHSGGSQADFENAMAMATEDMKQLRMCAMELQSYGQPIDMVMKSLEECSLMQSSLMNLSGGTMRRKISMSREDPGRNFHDAIAWIHQKKRLIETAPFGDKADTIEEQITSHNKFHSSIQRSSELQRARDEMMQKGDKSSLHALDQEWETLQKMSNARATQLRELHDIIMEISDAIMWVNVREEEELVFDWGDKNIDTYIPKKQESYSRLMRELEVKEKDLNKVKGKVDQLLKNQHPASDKIEAYMDTLQTQWSWLLQITKCIHVHLKENAAYSQFFKEANEVHAKLENENAIIRKRFTCDKSTPLEQLTVLLKDLEREKERVLENKRLVQTLVNKSRSIVRLKPRNPEEKSSSAVIVKALCDFKQDQKGILKDNEGILKDNSQRSKWSVTGPGGLDMLVPSVCLIIPPPNPLSITLAQKNEEFYESIMTIWDHLYITLKSLISWQYCVRDIEYIKSLTLNMLSKMRPEEYRRIITNLELHFQDFLKFSQGTDMFGPDDKTALESEYLSAQTQYEHLLTSVNQPGAAKLPPSQNGQNIKIKIQEKDITQKTDSSQKTEISQKTTTVTDSAPGKDVSKTQVQTSTLNLKLLTQITTLRRRLEAAEAGLGQHLHVPYNENSVQDCSQRLQLLQGVHHNLESIQEEYLNLRDTVLRQLEGSGDQEQTKFLRSELDLINQRLGSLQGFSTAYLQRLTSLRGVMAGLLKTNDIVKVHEVKLTEKDTSFLDLAKLQEYCNSLRQMKVDLEQKKDVLTSMEAELSQAVYWNGQIDQSFHQCDVDLTKYKDLVGQMSDRWRRVLTQIDSRLWDLEKQEKQLRHYQQSSSQISQWMDNTSQRLDSMQASKFSNMNALMDHLNQQKALHSEIKGKKEKVDDVQNDASLCATSIKDYELQLASYGAGLETLLNIPIKRTVLQSPATVVSQEAGDLQSRYIELLTRSSDYYKFLGEMRKGMEEMKIQNTKIDLLEEELRRLKEELQNGSQRNKSLEDTLATLKLKLTKTKEDDEIVRRKNMADLQGQMSILDSTQSKVKELTDRVAELTLLIEDEKRKRRLAEERYTSQQEEYEVVIRKRQKELDQLNWAKIDFEKTIKDKEREIERLRMQLEDEANRRRTAESEVSKVRTECNQEVSKIKETYESQIHVQKTTLLHTTKQKEEDTTTMKLQLDRLSNEKRDLEEELRRLQASFSRIEEAKKKAEGEVRQMSTSGSEYSRRIQELETQIILLKQQKNDLEVKFKDELSQAKKGLDEKARQISTLTNSLEDEARKRKASEMENQNLRQSEAQLRSKQTSSVEVVSKLKISEEELKFVRLELEKQINERNKMDQNVANLQSRISDLNAMVRKLEAELEKEKRSSEDEVTKRKRMEAELERVGKKCQEYTTTISTLHSQKVDETTTVRKHEQDLRRVQDDLDKSLRERKAISEDLAKVTAELKALQQQLLKEQARIQEANLRNETLYKTIEEKSRSLNENISEIAKLQGLTQNLTKERLRLEEELRSLRLERDDLRAAQNSVNNDHAAKLSALTLQLQTANKRNEDLQTQINDLRKERDNLQLDITKVQKQYTEITMSVRSTETRTMDIQKEKDGLLAKLKLLEADKGKLQRCEDDLNRLKITLESELRQKQQLQDEIAKIRKDLNHWRSQYEMRETDKDKAEKDRASSLSEIQRLTTELRSVEERYRSRLQRLEIDITDITGRKESLEKELWKLQQRRDTSPKQTQTDENMSTVDPSKLLFDGIRRKVTAHQLFECGIIDKTTLDMLLRGQKTVQEVAMTIQPSLKGKEVIAGVAKGSKNILPISEAKRQNLISRESGIMLLEAQAATGHIIDPKKNEKMPLDTACSKNVVGTEDRDTLLRAEAACTGFKDPSTGKLMSAGQACKKGRIDKETTLRLLQAQEAAGGIIDPEVSVFLPTKVALNRNLIDADLYHALNSNPTCYVDPETGKKLSYSDLKRKTIMEPTTGLLLLHLKDKPSNAPCCDYNCVAGIYDEVHQRVLPFYKAMQDGLLRRGTTLELLEAQAATGFMIDPINNVCMNVEEAWKRGLVGKDFKDKLHSAEKAVTGYKDPQTEEIISLFQAIEKDIIEKGHGIRLLEAQIASGGIIDPISGRRINVDEAYTKGYFDHHMNQILKYEGDDTKGFFDPNTEENLTYMQLTKRCIRDPKTGLLLLPLKDKKKQPDMSSQKNTLRKRRVVIVDPETGKEMSVREAYHRELIDYNTFLELSEQECEWEEITITNSEGSTRLVIVDRKTGTQYDIQDSLNKGIISNSTLDQYRSGTMTLTQLANLISSKTKTTELAISTSIADNLATCSSPTDVSPSSPTVRKRFASVSITLSPPSDVLDDQSPIAAIFDSETLEKITISEALRRGIVDSITAQRLLEAQVCTGGVINPSIGQRLSLQDAVYQGIIDDDMASKLKPAQKAFFGFDDVKTQGKMSAAEAMKEKWLPYEAGQRFLEFQYLTGGLMEPGSGKRVSIEEAIRRGWVDGKGAQKLQDTKNYTKILTCPKTKLKISYKEALDNCMVEETKAIKMLQATSMSTKGISSPYNISPGPGSRTGSRSGSRSGSRRGSVDYSSSFTSYSYSSSNLF, from the exons aggctcATTGAGACGGCCCCCTTTGGAGACAAGGCAGACACCATCGAGGAGCAGATTACCTCCCACAACAAGTTCCACAGCTCCATCCAGAGAAGCTCAGAGCTGCAGAGAGCCAGAGATGAAAtg ATGCAGAAAGGAGACAAGTCGTCACTTCATGCTCTGGATCAGGAGTGGGAGACCTTACAG AAAATGTCGAACGCCCGCGCCACCCAGCTGCGTGAACTACATGACATCATCATGGAGATCTCTGACGCCATCATGTGGGTGAATGTccgcgaggaggaggagcttgtGTTCGACTGGGGTGACAAGAACATCGACACCTACATCCCCAAGAAACAGGAGAGCTACtcg CGGCTGATGAGGGAACTGGAGGTTAAGGAGAAGGATCTGAACAAGGTAAAGGGCAAAGTGGACCAACTACTGAAGAACCAGCATCCAGCCTCAGATAAGATTGAG gcgTACATGGACACCCTGCAGACACAGTGGAGCTGGCTTCTTCAGATCACCAAGTGTATCCACGTGCACTTGAAGGAGAACGCAGCGTACAGCCAG TTCTTTAAGGAGGCCAATGAGGTTCACGCCAAGCTGGAGAACGAAAACGCCATCATCCGCAAGAGATTCACCTGCGATAAATCGACACCACTGGAACAGCTGACTGTTCTCCTGAAAGACCTGGAG agagagaaggagagggtgcTGGAGAATAAGAGGTTGGTGCAAACGCTGGTGAACAAGTCCAGGAGCATCGTGCGTCTGAAACCTCGCAACCCAGAGGAGAAGAGCAGTAGTGCAGTGATAGTGAAGGCCCTGTGTGACTTCAAACAAGACCAG aagGGAATCTTAAAGGACAACGAGGGTATTCTGAAGGACAACTCACAGCGCAGCAAGTGGAGTGTGACGGGTCCCGGGGGGCTGGACATGCTGGTGCCCTCCGTATGTCTGATCAtcccaccccccaaccccctcagCATTACACTGGCACAGAA GAACGAAGAGTTCTATGAGTCTATCATGACCATCTGGGACCATCTGTACATCACCCTCAAGAGTCTGATCTCCTGGCAGTACTGTGTGAGAGACATCGAGTACATCAAGTCCCTTACGCTCAACATG CTGTCCAAGATGAGACCTGAAGAGTATCGGAGGATCATCACCAATCTGGAGTTACACTTCCAAGACTTCCTGAAGTTCAGCCAGGGCACAGACATGTTTGGGCCTGATGACAAGACTGCCCTGGAGTCAGAGTACCTCAGCGCACAGACTCAGTATGAACACCTACTGACCTCCGTCAACCAACCAggagcag CAAAACTTCCACCGAGTCAAAATGGTCAAAATATCAAAATCAAGATTCAGGAGAAGGACATAACACAAAAAACAGACAGCTCCCAAAAAACAGAGATATCCCAAAAAACAACCACAGTGACAGACTCGGCCCCGGGGAAAGACGTGTCCAAGACCCAGGTCCAAACGTCCACCCTGAACCTGAAGCTCCTCACACAGATAACCACCCTTCGCCGTCGGCTAGAGGCGGCTGAGGCGGGTCTGGGTCAACACCTGCATGTCCCGTATAACGAGAACAGTGTACAGGACTGTAGTCAGAGACTGCAGCtgttacag GGTGTTCACCACAACCTGGAGTCTATCCAAGAAGAGTACCTGAACCTGCGGGACACTGTCCTGAGGCAGCTGGAGGGCTCTGGAGACCAGGAGCAGACCAAGTTCCTGCGCTCCGAGCTGGACCTTATCAACCAACGACTGGGCAGCCTGCAAGGTTTCTCCACAGCCTACCTGCAGAG GCTGACGTCTTTGAGAGGTGTCATGGCGGGTCTGCTGAAAACAAACGACATTGTTAAAGTTCATGAGGTGAAGTTGACGGAAAAGGACACCAGCTTTCTGGATCTGGCCAAACTGCAGGAATACTGCAACAGCCTGAGA CAAATGAAGGTTGACCTGGAGCAGAAGAAGGATGTTCTGACCTCCATGGAGGCGGAGCTGTCCCAGGCCGTGTACTGGAACGGACAAATAGACCAGAGTTTCCACCAGTGTGACGTGGACTTGACCAAATACAAAGACTTGGTGGGACAGATGTCGGACCGTTGGCGTCGTGTGCTGACCCAGATTGACAGCAG GCTGTGGGACCTGGAGAAGCAGGAGAAACAGCTGAGGCACTACCAGCAGAGCAGTTCCCAGATCAGCCAGTGGATGGACAACACCAGCCAGCGCTTGGACAGCATGCAGGCCTCCAAGTTCAGCAACATGAATGCTCTCATGGATCACCTCAACCAGCAGAAG gcaCTGCACTCAGAAATCAaaggcaagaaggagaaggtggacGATGTGCAGAACGATGCCAGCTTGTGTGCGACCTCCATTAAG GACTACGAGCTCCAGCTGGCGTCCTACGGCGCAGGTCTGGAGACCCTGCTCAACATTCCCATCAAGAGGACCGTGCTTCAGTCTCCTGCCACAGTGGTCAGTCAGGAG GCAGGAGATCTACAGTCTCGCTACATCGAGCTGCTAACCCGCTCCAGCGACTACTACAAGTTCCTGGGTGAGATGCGGAAGGGAATGGAGGAGATGAAG ATACAAAACACTAAAATTGACCTTTTGGAAGAAGAGCTTAGGCGCCTGAAGGAGGAACTCCAAAACGGTTCTCAAAGAAACAAGTCACTGGAGGACACCTTGGCCACCCTCAAGCTGAAACTGACCAAAACCAAGGAAGATGATGAAATAGTACGGCGCAAGAATATGGCGGATCTCCAGGGCCAAATGTCCATCCTAGACTCTACGCAGAGCAAAGTGAAAGAACTAACGGACCGTGTGGCAGAGCTGACCTTACTCATTGAAGACGAGAAACGCAAGAGAAGGCTAGCAGAGGAGAGGTACACCAGCCAGCAGGAAGAGTACGAGGTCGTCATCCGCAAGAGACAGAAGGAGCTCGACCAACTCAACTGGGCCAAGATCGACTTTGAGAAAACAATCAAGGACAAGGAGCGAGAGATTGAGCGTCTGAGGATGCAGCTGGAGGACGAGGCCAACCGTCGGAGAACAGCAGAGTCTGAGGTCTCTAAGGTAAGAACTGAGTGTAACCAGGAGGTCagtaaaataaaagaaacatatgAGTCGCAAATCCACGTCCAAAAGACAACCTTGCTTCACACTACAAAACAGAAAGAGGAGGACACCACAACCATGAAGCTGCAGTTAGATAGGCTCTCGAATGAAAAAAGGGATCTTGAGGAGGAGCTCAGGAGGCTTCAGGCCTCCTTCAGCCGCATAGAGGAAGCCAAGAAGAAGGCGGAAGGGGAGGTGCGTCAGATGAGTACATCAGGAAGTGAGTACAGCAGGAGAATACAAGAACTGGAGACGCAAATTATCCTCCTCAAGCAGCAGAAGAACGACCTTGAGGTAAAGTTCAAGGACGAACTTTCTCAGGCCAAAAAAGGCCTGGATGAGAAGGCCCGTCAGATTTCCACGCTAACGAATAGCTTGGAGGATGAGGCACGAAAGAGGAAAGCTTCAGAGATGGAGAACCAGAACCTCAGACAATCAGAGGCACAGCTGCGTTCCAAACAAACATCCTCAGTGGAAGTTGTCAGCAAGTTGAAGATCTCGGAAGAGGAGCTAAAATTTGTTCGTCTTGAGCTGGAGAAGCAAATCAATGAGAGGAACAAGATGGACCAGAATGTTGCGAATCTGCAGAGTCGCATCTCAGATCTGAACGCCATGGTAAGAAAGTTGGAAGCTGAGttggagaaagaaaaaagaagcaGTGAAGATGAAGTCACAAAGAGAAAAAGGATGGAGGCAGAATTGGAAAGGGTAGGTAAGAAGTGCCAGGAATACACGACAACAATCAGCACTCTCCACTCTCAGAAGGTAGACGAGACCACCACAGTCCGAAAGCATGAACAGGACCTCCGCCGCGTCCAGGATGATCTGGACAAAAGCCTGAGGGAGCGCAAAGCAATCTCAGAAGATCTCGCCAAAGTGACGGCTGAGCTCAAAGCCCTGCAGCAACAGCTGCTCAAAGAGCAAGCCCGCATCCAGGAGGCCAACCTGCGCAACGAGACGCTGTACAAGACCATAGAGGAGAAGAGCCGTTCGCTGAACGAGAACATCTCTGAGATTGCAAAGCTCCAGGGACTCACTCAGAACCTTACCAAGGAACGCCTGAGGCTAGAGGAGGAGTTGAGAAGCTTGCGTCTGGAAAGGGATGACTTACGGGCAGCCCAGAACAGCGTTAACAATGACCATGCAGCCAAGCTGTCAGCCTTAACGCTCCAGCTGCAAACTGCTAACAAAAGAAACGAGGATCTTCAGACCCAGATTAATGACCTGAGAAAAGAGAGGGACAATTTACAGTTGGACATAACCAAAGTCCAAAAGCAATACACAGAG ATTACCATGAGTGTCCGTTCAACTGAGACTCGCACAATGGACATCCAGAAAGAGAAGGACGGTCTCCTCGCCAAGCTTAAGCTCCTGGAGGCTGATAAAGGCAAGCTACAGCGTTGTGAGGACGATCTCAATCGCCTGAAGATCACACTGGAGTCAGAGCTCCGGCAGAAGCAGCAACTTCAGGATGAGATAGCCAAGATCCGCAAGGACCTAAATCACTGGAGGAGTCAGTATGAGATGAGGGAGACCGATAAAGACAAAGCTGAGAAGGACAGGGCCTCATCGCTCAGTGAGATCCAGCGTCTGACTACAGAGCTGAGAAGTGTGGAGGAACGTTACAGATCTCGCCTCCAGAGGCTTGAGATAGATATTACTGACATAACGGGTAGGAAAGAGTCCCTGGAAAAGGAGCTGTGGAAGCTGCAACAGCGTCGAGATACCTCCCCCAAGCAGACTCAGACGGATGAGAACATGAGCACGGTCGACCCGTCCAAGCTCCTTTTTGATGGCATTCGGAGGAAGGTGACGGCTCATCAGCTTTTTGAATGTGGAATCATTGACAAAACTACGCTTGACATgctgctgaggggccaaaagACAGTGCAAGAAGTTGCCATGACTATTCAGCCGAGTCTTAAGGGCAAAGAGGTTATTGCTGGTGTGGCAAAAGGCTCAAAAAACATACTCCCAATctcagaagctaaacgtcagaaTCTGATAAGCCGAGAGAGTGGCATTATGTTACTGGAAGCCCAAGCCGCCACTGGCCACATCATTGATCCGAAGAAAAACGAGAAGATGCCACTGGACACAGCCTGTTCAAAAAATGTCGTTGGCACAGAGGACAGAGATACCTTGCTTAGAGCTGAGGCGGCTTGCACTGGATTCAAGGACCCAAGCACAGGCAAGCTAATGTCCGCTGGACAGGCTTGCAAGAAAGGTCGAATTGACAAGGAGACCACACTCCGACTATTACAGGCTCAAGAGGCTGCGGGAGGTATCATTGACCCTGAAGTAAGTGTGTTCCTGCCTACAAAAGTCGCCTTGAATCGCAACTTGATCGACGCTGATCTTTATCATGCCCTGAACAGCAACCCAACCTGCTATGTTGATCCAGAAACTGGCAAGAAGTTGAGCTACAGTGACTTGAAGCGGAAGACCATAATGGAACCCACAACAGGTCTGCTTCTTCTCCATTTGAAAGATAAGCCGTCTAACGCACCATGTTGTGATTACAATTGTGTTGCTGGTATTTATGATGAAGTCCACCAGAGAGTCTTGCCATTCTACAAGGCCATGCAAGACGGGCTTCTCCGTCGAGGAACCACCTTAGAGCTGCTAGAAGCCCAAGCTGCCACCGGCTTCATGATTGATCCGATTAACAATGTCTGCATGAATGTGGAGGAGGCATGGAAGAGAGGCCTTGTAGGCAAAGACTTTAAAGACAAACTGCATTCAGCTGAGAAGGCTGTCACTGGATACAAAGATCCCCAGACAGAGGAGATCATCTCACTCTTTCAAGCTATTGAGAAAGACATCATCGAAAAGGGTCATGGCATTAGGCTTCTGGAGGCTCAGATAGCCAGTGGTGGCATCATTGATCCCATATCGGGTCGTCGCATTAATGTGGACGAGGCTTACACCAAAGGCTACTTTGACCATCACATGAATCAAATTCTGAAATATGAAGGGGATGACACAAAGGGCTTTTTTGACCCCAACACCGAGGAAAACTTGACCTACATGCAGCTGACGAAGAGATGCATTCGAGACCCCAAAACAGGTCTTCTCCTGCTGCCCTTAAAGGACAAGAAAAAGCAGCCAGACATGTCAAGCCAGAAGAACACCCTCCGCAAGAGGAGAGTAGTGATCGTAGACCCAGAAACAGGCAAAGAGATGTCGGTACGTGAGGCCTATCACAGAGAGCTGATTGACTATAATACTTTCCTGGAGCTTTCTGAACAAGAGTGTGAATGGGAGGAGATCACGATCACCAATTCAGAGGGCAGCACCCGATTAGTCATTGTTGACCGTAAAACAGGCACACAGTATGACATCCAAGATTCCCTTAACAAGGGCATTATTTCCAACAGCACCTTAGACCAGTACCGCTCAGGGACCATGACGCTAACACAGTTAGCTAATCTCATTTCGAGCAAAACTAAAACTACTGAGCTTGCAATCTCCACCAGCATTGCAGATAATTTGGCTACTTGCAGTAGCCCCACAGATGTTTCCCCATCTTCTCCGACAGTCCGTAAGCGTTTTGCCAGTGTTTCCATCACACTGTCCCCTCCCTCTGATGTCCTGGATGACCAGAGCCCTATTGCAGCCATCTTTGACAGTGAAACCTTGGAGAAAATCACAATCTCTGAAGCACTCCGGCGTGGAATAGTGGACTCAATCACTGCCCAGCGTCTCCTGGAGGCTCAGGTCTGCACTGGAGGCGTCATCAATCCTTCCATAGGCCAGAGGCTCTCTCTACAAGACGCTGTTTATCAGGGTATCATAGATGATGACATGGCAAGCAAACTCAAGCCAGCTCAGAAAGCCTTTTTCGGCTTTGACGACGTGAAGACCCAGGGGAAAATGTCTGCAGCAGAGGCCATGAAAGAAAAATGGCTACCATATGAAGCAGGACAGAGGTTCCTCGAGTTCCAGTACCTGACAGGAGGACTTATGGAACCAGGAAGTGGCAAGAGAGTGAGCATTGAAGAAGCCATCCGTAGAGGCTGGGTGGATGGAAAAGGAGCCCAGAAGCTGCAGGATACCAAGAACTACACAAAAATACTCACCTGCCCCAAGACTAAGCTCAAGATCTCCTACAAAGAGGCACTAGACAACTGTATGGTAGAAGAGACCAAAGCCATAAAGATGCTCCAGGCAACTTCAATGTCAACAAAGGGTATCAGTAGCCCCTACAACATCTCTCCTGGCCCTGGCTCCCGTACCGGATCTCGCAGTGGCTCTAGAAGTGGTTCACGCAGAGGCAGTGTGGACTATTCATCTTCTTTCACTTCTTACAGTTACAGCTCATCCAATCTCTTCTAG